In Streptacidiphilus sp. P02-A3a, the DNA window GAACAGCTGGTCCTCGCTGACCTTCGAGACCGTGGCCTCGTGGCCCATGGACACGTCGTCCTCGCGGACGTCCACGTAGGGGTAGGTGTCCGAGCGGGAGATCGTGTCCACCAGCAGCGCGTCGCACAGGACGTTCGACTTGGCGCCCTTGGAGCCCTCGCCGATCTCGATCAGACCGCGGTAGCTGGTCCGGCCGCCGCCCCGGGCCACCGACTTGGAGACGATGTTGGAGGAGGTGTTGGGCGCCATGTGGACCATCTTGGCCCCGGCGTCCTGGTGCTGGCCGGCGCCCGCGAAGGCGATCGACAGGGTCTCGCCCTTGGCGTGCTCGCCCATCAGGTACACGGCCGGGTACTTCATGGTGACCTTGGAGCCGATGTTGCCGTCGACCCACTCCATGGTCGCGCCCTCGTGCGCGACGGCACGCTTGGTCACCAGGTTGTAGACGTTGTTCGACCAGTTCTGGATGGTCGTGTAGCGGCAGCGGCCGCCCTTCTTGACGATGATCTCCACCACCGCGCTGTGCAGCGAGTCGGAGGAGTAGATCGGGGCGGTGCAGCCCTCGACGTAGTGGACGTAGGCGTCCTCGTCGACGATGATCAGCGTCCGCTCGAACTGGCCCATGTTCTCGGTGTTGATCCGGAAGTAGGCCTGCAGCGGGATGTCCACGTGCACGCCCTTCGGCACGTAGATGAACGATCCGCCGGACCACACCGCGCTGTTCAGCGAGGCGAACTTGTTGTCGCCGACCGGGATGACCGTGCCGAAGTACTCCTGGAACAGCTCCGGGTGCGTCTTCAGCGCGGTGTCCGTGTCGAGGAAGATCACGCCCTGCTCCTCCAGGTCCTCGCGGATCTGGTGGTAGACGACCTCGGACTCGTACTGGGCGGCGACACCGGCGACCAGGCGCTGCTTCTCGGCCTCCGGGATGCCCAGCTTGTCGTAGGTGTTCTTGATGTCGGCGGGCAGGTCCTCCCAGGACTCCGCCTGCTTCTCGGTCGACCGGACGAAGTACTTGATGTTGTCGAAGTCGATGCCGGTCAGGTCGGAACCCCAGGTCGGCATGGGCTTCTTCGCGAACAGCTTGAGGCCCTTGAGCCGCAGGTTCAGCATCCACTCCGGCTCGGACTTCTTCGCCGAGATGTCGCGGACCACCGCTTCGGACAGGCCGCGCTTGGCGGTCGCCCCGGCGGTGTCGGAGTCGGACCAGCCGAACTCGTAGGTGCCCAGGCCGTCAAGCTCCGGGTGAGCGGTAGTGGTCATGCGGGGTTCCTCCCGGAGACTTCGGTGGGGACGACGACAGGTGCGGGTACGGAGGGAGCGGGCACGAAGGTGGTGCAGACCCCGTCGCCGTGGGCGATGGTGGCCAGCCGCTGCACGTGGGTGCCCAGCAGCTGCGAGAAGACCTCGGTCTCGGCCTCGCAGAACTGCGGGAA includes these proteins:
- the sufB gene encoding Fe-S cluster assembly protein SufB; the encoded protein is MTTTAHPELDGLGTYEFGWSDSDTAGATAKRGLSEAVVRDISAKKSEPEWMLNLRLKGLKLFAKKPMPTWGSDLTGIDFDNIKYFVRSTEKQAESWEDLPADIKNTYDKLGIPEAEKQRLVAGVAAQYESEVVYHQIREDLEEQGVIFLDTDTALKTHPELFQEYFGTVIPVGDNKFASLNSAVWSGGSFIYVPKGVHVDIPLQAYFRINTENMGQFERTLIIVDEDAYVHYVEGCTAPIYSSDSLHSAVVEIIVKKGGRCRYTTIQNWSNNVYNLVTKRAVAHEGATMEWVDGNIGSKVTMKYPAVYLMGEHAKGETLSIAFAGAGQHQDAGAKMVHMAPNTSSNIVSKSVARGGGRTSYRGLIEIGEGSKGAKSNVLCDALLVDTISRSDTYPYVDVREDDVSMGHEATVSKVSEDQLFYLMSRGMTEFEAMAMIVRGFVEPIAKELPMEYALELNRLIELQMEGSVG